A portion of the Hydractinia symbiolongicarpus strain clone_291-10 chromosome 10, HSymV2.1, whole genome shotgun sequence genome contains these proteins:
- the LOC130662508 gene encoding uncharacterized protein LOC130662508 isoform X2, which yields MASDDEELLSLFSDQVNEKSVSTITLNVDELKELLRQESKCHKETGHCYKTLQKEYDKLLCKYAEAENVIDELRIGAKVNLYSNRGNFDVDNTLNVRSKSAQQITSRPLLINRTHSLPNTDKIENVTKESGTDSLRLSVLLQTSNLQDDVTAFHDVLSNQEYTYDEQKQLYDVMKKEYEDIESELKRIKELENQQSYSVSNSEFLQFNSLEGEVYRLSLRLEEIDEEIGEQLRRKLGNNSPRIRSPASATKAGKISETSISSQNANDDVFVKGSTDSSSSNEKGNEWKPGTEDLTTSGYHTSKTPKVEELDAKYLSQSLGPFNKSSTHCVENPSSSWLSYERSLLIPSERASETGRRSSTRRRTRSYDARSLIHKPSKDLKQNTDNVRPNTMNSTEDSGFIESERAGNVRPHRHLTQHTVSRPPSVDGSLASEAGSGETYRGRITCLRDFMCTKRNVSNAGFTKTLTSSTSHKASKTPRSWVRGKSHTRSLHSPVETYRFSEVLPQKSERSGYAPADISTTVTRKEYVRCEPEIKMERKAFNKSCKMEALQEEMQDIRDIVLDLHSTLPLQQERYMPLNRQIEVRHSYQQPPPRNKHRKEQDQSYTEVIPEELFSRQIRMFEKLNAKIDKLSVKLYDKASSSFTSQRHLKNLTDLTGDSDCDTKTLYDNSKRESHDVLDRLNKRLVELSKRLKENEKKHSLSPDNNNNNNKFMTNLEQKIKGLNKQLRSTQKTGQESAEKTNKSSTPVYVFSCPVCGGIESHRHGGYLFDNKVDAVPKFLFNDAVPRTTKDSNSACTQQPSFLANLSQPNKTSNHLHFTAVTIPIGGDEHLTQNVFHHHHSFYQADAPPSKLFSRKKKTTFISRRALEYPERLDESLFEASLAAQKTEFMSKIMLNNIATDVYNSGASEF from the exons ATGGCTTCAGATGATGAAGAACTACTTAGTTTGTTTTCTGATCAGGTTAATGAAAAATCTGTTTCTACAATAACTCTAAATGTTGATGAATTAAAAGAGCTTCTTCGCCAAGAAAGTAAATGCCACAAAGAAACTGGACACTGCTATAAAACCTTACAAAAGGAGTACGATAAACTGTTATGTAAATATGCAGAAGCTGAAAATGTCATTGACGAACTTCGTATTGGAGCTAAAGTAAATTTGTATTCCAATAGAGGCAATTTTGATGTTGATAATACTTTAAACGTTAGGTCAAAATCTGCTCAGCAAATAACATCAAGGCCACTGCTAATTAATAGAACTCATTCTTTGCCTAATACTgataaaatagaaaatgttaCAAAAGAAAGTGGAACTGATAGTTTACGTTTGAGTGTCTTATTGCAAACAAGTAACCTGCAAGATGACGTCACTGCATTTCATGATGTACTGAGTAATCAAGAATATACATATGATGAGCAGAAACAACTTTATGATGTTATGAAGAAAGAGTATGAAGACATTGAAAGTGAGTTAAAGAGAATTAAAGAGCTGGAGAACCAACAAAGTTACAGTGTGAG caattcAGAATTTCTCCAATTCAACAGTTTGGAGGGCGAG GTATACCGCCTGAGTCTTCGTCTTGAGGAAATAGATGAGGAGATAGGAGAACAGCTGCGACGCAAGCTTGGAAACAACTCCCCACGTATTAG ATCACCTGCATCTGCTACAAAAGCTGGAAAAATCTCAGAAACATCTATT tcaaGTCAAAATGCGAACGACGATGTTTTTGTAAAAG GCTCCACAGATTCAAGTAGTTCAAATGAAAAG GGGAATGAATGGAAACCAGGTACCGAGGACCTTACTACGTCAGGTTACCATACTTCAAAAACTCCAAAAGTTGAAGAATTAGACGCGAAATACTTATCCCAAAGTTTGGGACCTTTTAATAAATCATCGACACACTGTGTTGAAAACCCTTCTTCATCTTGGTTGTCATACGAACGATCGCTACTAATCCCCAGTGAACGTGCAAGCGAAACAGGGAGGAGATCAAGTACAAGACGTAGAACTag atcTTATGATGCTAGGAGCCTCATACATAAACCATCGAAAGACCTCAAACAAAATACGGACAATGTACGTCCAAATACAATGAACAGTACAGAGGATAGTGGCTTTATCGAATCGGAACGAGCTGGTAACGTAAGACCGCACAGACATCTGACACAACACACTGTTTCCAGGCCTCCAAGTGTGGATGGAAGCTTAGCTTCAGAGGCAGGTTCAGGTGAAACGTACAGGGGACGTATAACTTGTTTGAGAGACTTCATGTGCACTAAACGCAATGTCAGTAATGCCGGTTTCACTAAGACCCTGACCTCTAGTACTAGTCATAAAGCTTCTAAAACGCCACGAAGTTGGGTGCGAGGGAAATCACATACAAGAAGTTTGCACTCTCCTGTGGAGACTTACAGGTTTTCAGAGG TTTTACCGCAAAAAAGTGAGCGGAGTGGTTATGCTCCTGCTGACATATCAACAACAGTGACGCGTAAAGAATACGTCCGATGTGAACCAGAAATTAAGATGGAGCGAAAAGCATTTAACAAAAG TTGCAAGATGGAAGCTCTACAGGAAGAAATGCAAGACATACGTGATATTGTGCTTGATCTTCACTCAACGCTTCCTCTTCAACAGGAACGGTATATGCCGCTGAACAGGCAGATTGAAGTCCGGCATTCTTATCAACAACCGCCTCCTCGTAACAAACATCGTAAAGAACAAGACCAAAGTTATACAGAAGTGATCCCAGAAGAGTTATTTAGCAGACAGATTAGAATGTTTGAAAAGTTAAATGCTAAAATTGATAAGTTATCGGTAAAGTTGTACGATAAAGCGTCTTCTTCTTTTACCTCACAACGACATCTTAAAAATCTGACTGACCTCACCGGGGATAGTGATTGTGATACTAAGACACTATACGACAACTCTAAAAGAGAGTCACATGATGTTTTGGATAGACTAAACAAGAGGCTAGTCGAGTTGTCCAAAAGATTGAAGGAGAATGAGAAAAAACACTCCCTGTCACctgataacaacaacaacaacaacaaatttatgACCAACTTGGAACAAAAGATAAAAGGATTAAACAAACAGCTTCGGTCGACACAAAAAACAGGTCAAGAATCTGCTGAAAAAACTAACAAATCATCTACACCAGTGTACGTATTCTCGTGTCCGGTATGTGGAGGAATAGAATCACACCGTCATGGTGGTTATTTATTTGACAATAAAGTCGATGCTGTACCTAAATTTCTTTTCAATGATGCAGTGCCAAGAACTACCAAAGATTCAAACTCTGCTTGTACTCAGCAACCAAG TTTCTTAGCAAATTTATCCCAACCTAATAAAACGAGCAATCACCTACACTTTACTGCTGTAACCATTCCAATCGGAGGCGACGAACATCTTACTCAAAATGTTTTTCACCATCATCATTCATTTTATCAAGCCGATGCTCCACCATCGAAATT
- the LOC130662508 gene encoding uncharacterized protein LOC130662508 isoform X1 gives MASDDEELLSLFSDQVNEKSVSTITLNVDELKELLRQESKCHKETGHCYKTLQKEYDKLLCKYAEAENVIDELRIGAKVNLYSNRGNFDVDNTLNVRSKSAQQITSRPLLINRTHSLPNTDKIENVTKESGTDSLRLSVLLQTSNLQDDVTAFHDVLSNQEYTYDEQKQLYDVMKKEYEDIESELKRIKELENQQSYSVSNSEFLQFNSLEGEVYRLSLRLEEIDEEIGEQLRRKLGNNSPRIRIMFRSPASATKAGKISETSISSQNANDDVFVKGSTDSSSSNEKGNEWKPGTEDLTTSGYHTSKTPKVEELDAKYLSQSLGPFNKSSTHCVENPSSSWLSYERSLLIPSERASETGRRSSTRRRTRSYDARSLIHKPSKDLKQNTDNVRPNTMNSTEDSGFIESERAGNVRPHRHLTQHTVSRPPSVDGSLASEAGSGETYRGRITCLRDFMCTKRNVSNAGFTKTLTSSTSHKASKTPRSWVRGKSHTRSLHSPVETYRFSEVLPQKSERSGYAPADISTTVTRKEYVRCEPEIKMERKAFNKSCKMEALQEEMQDIRDIVLDLHSTLPLQQERYMPLNRQIEVRHSYQQPPPRNKHRKEQDQSYTEVIPEELFSRQIRMFEKLNAKIDKLSVKLYDKASSSFTSQRHLKNLTDLTGDSDCDTKTLYDNSKRESHDVLDRLNKRLVELSKRLKENEKKHSLSPDNNNNNNKFMTNLEQKIKGLNKQLRSTQKTGQESAEKTNKSSTPVYVFSCPVCGGIESHRHGGYLFDNKVDAVPKFLFNDAVPRTTKDSNSACTQQPSFLANLSQPNKTSNHLHFTAVTIPIGGDEHLTQNVFHHHHSFYQADAPPSKLFSRKKKTTFISRRALEYPERLDESLFEASLAAQKTEFMSKIMLNNIATDVYNSGASEF, from the exons ATGGCTTCAGATGATGAAGAACTACTTAGTTTGTTTTCTGATCAGGTTAATGAAAAATCTGTTTCTACAATAACTCTAAATGTTGATGAATTAAAAGAGCTTCTTCGCCAAGAAAGTAAATGCCACAAAGAAACTGGACACTGCTATAAAACCTTACAAAAGGAGTACGATAAACTGTTATGTAAATATGCAGAAGCTGAAAATGTCATTGACGAACTTCGTATTGGAGCTAAAGTAAATTTGTATTCCAATAGAGGCAATTTTGATGTTGATAATACTTTAAACGTTAGGTCAAAATCTGCTCAGCAAATAACATCAAGGCCACTGCTAATTAATAGAACTCATTCTTTGCCTAATACTgataaaatagaaaatgttaCAAAAGAAAGTGGAACTGATAGTTTACGTTTGAGTGTCTTATTGCAAACAAGTAACCTGCAAGATGACGTCACTGCATTTCATGATGTACTGAGTAATCAAGAATATACATATGATGAGCAGAAACAACTTTATGATGTTATGAAGAAAGAGTATGAAGACATTGAAAGTGAGTTAAAGAGAATTAAAGAGCTGGAGAACCAACAAAGTTACAGTGTGAG caattcAGAATTTCTCCAATTCAACAGTTTGGAGGGCGAG GTATACCGCCTGAGTCTTCGTCTTGAGGAAATAGATGAGGAGATAGGAGAACAGCTGCGACGCAAGCTTGGAAACAACTCCCCACGTATTAG AATTATGTTTAGATCACCTGCATCTGCTACAAAAGCTGGAAAAATCTCAGAAACATCTATT tcaaGTCAAAATGCGAACGACGATGTTTTTGTAAAAG GCTCCACAGATTCAAGTAGTTCAAATGAAAAG GGGAATGAATGGAAACCAGGTACCGAGGACCTTACTACGTCAGGTTACCATACTTCAAAAACTCCAAAAGTTGAAGAATTAGACGCGAAATACTTATCCCAAAGTTTGGGACCTTTTAATAAATCATCGACACACTGTGTTGAAAACCCTTCTTCATCTTGGTTGTCATACGAACGATCGCTACTAATCCCCAGTGAACGTGCAAGCGAAACAGGGAGGAGATCAAGTACAAGACGTAGAACTag atcTTATGATGCTAGGAGCCTCATACATAAACCATCGAAAGACCTCAAACAAAATACGGACAATGTACGTCCAAATACAATGAACAGTACAGAGGATAGTGGCTTTATCGAATCGGAACGAGCTGGTAACGTAAGACCGCACAGACATCTGACACAACACACTGTTTCCAGGCCTCCAAGTGTGGATGGAAGCTTAGCTTCAGAGGCAGGTTCAGGTGAAACGTACAGGGGACGTATAACTTGTTTGAGAGACTTCATGTGCACTAAACGCAATGTCAGTAATGCCGGTTTCACTAAGACCCTGACCTCTAGTACTAGTCATAAAGCTTCTAAAACGCCACGAAGTTGGGTGCGAGGGAAATCACATACAAGAAGTTTGCACTCTCCTGTGGAGACTTACAGGTTTTCAGAGG TTTTACCGCAAAAAAGTGAGCGGAGTGGTTATGCTCCTGCTGACATATCAACAACAGTGACGCGTAAAGAATACGTCCGATGTGAACCAGAAATTAAGATGGAGCGAAAAGCATTTAACAAAAG TTGCAAGATGGAAGCTCTACAGGAAGAAATGCAAGACATACGTGATATTGTGCTTGATCTTCACTCAACGCTTCCTCTTCAACAGGAACGGTATATGCCGCTGAACAGGCAGATTGAAGTCCGGCATTCTTATCAACAACCGCCTCCTCGTAACAAACATCGTAAAGAACAAGACCAAAGTTATACAGAAGTGATCCCAGAAGAGTTATTTAGCAGACAGATTAGAATGTTTGAAAAGTTAAATGCTAAAATTGATAAGTTATCGGTAAAGTTGTACGATAAAGCGTCTTCTTCTTTTACCTCACAACGACATCTTAAAAATCTGACTGACCTCACCGGGGATAGTGATTGTGATACTAAGACACTATACGACAACTCTAAAAGAGAGTCACATGATGTTTTGGATAGACTAAACAAGAGGCTAGTCGAGTTGTCCAAAAGATTGAAGGAGAATGAGAAAAAACACTCCCTGTCACctgataacaacaacaacaacaacaaatttatgACCAACTTGGAACAAAAGATAAAAGGATTAAACAAACAGCTTCGGTCGACACAAAAAACAGGTCAAGAATCTGCTGAAAAAACTAACAAATCATCTACACCAGTGTACGTATTCTCGTGTCCGGTATGTGGAGGAATAGAATCACACCGTCATGGTGGTTATTTATTTGACAATAAAGTCGATGCTGTACCTAAATTTCTTTTCAATGATGCAGTGCCAAGAACTACCAAAGATTCAAACTCTGCTTGTACTCAGCAACCAAG TTTCTTAGCAAATTTATCCCAACCTAATAAAACGAGCAATCACCTACACTTTACTGCTGTAACCATTCCAATCGGAGGCGACGAACATCTTACTCAAAATGTTTTTCACCATCATCATTCATTTTATCAAGCCGATGCTCCACCATCGAAATT